Proteins encoded in a region of the Anopheles ziemanni chromosome 2, idAnoZiCoDA_A2_x.2, whole genome shotgun sequence genome:
- the LOC131282410 gene encoding uncharacterized protein LOC131282410 — protein sequence MESLNVLSSPSNADDTETDSIGTFDGAVAAGVNGVQYRHDAVAGEGQPEQDHLRKGLNRISTDSASTYEIVDADRSPQSPASDGSDDGHDGGVDGDEDDDGEDEEDGEEGEDEMWSNIVRINKATSATVAELTGSGGSSDINPGLAGVGHRLVVNEIEYEVVQEGNGVESLNLDVDEGDPASVAGELLQRKRFDLARSSTSKEEKQRHNEEIVIMKSNSLSSDTTGTTGSWEPVSVEACCDANDEEAAAESVEVGEPLSAATTAPPTAAKACFIDASSLFDDDEVVYPSFQESTTSSGQHNPWNTRTALPGESSVQLATILSDDEKLRSGEKPATVDVRDQYSAAPATNEYLVAKLRLAESNSSQRAGDALDGSDREDVLARQEAERKQGTFLFQNSIQQYSGHLIEPSSSLQFAPEETYSDLSLPSVYSSSSEPPNYGDYGPLSVDNFRYSLSSTTGVGGGVDEEHRSNVGGGFLRGGGGTSTSGYNSGSADYNSRTQATSDVESTTHYPNTPFNSIVHVTSAANIIASDSTSRASSVDRESHSTPIRIPKRLQKHDESAPIVSGGASIEDFTPKQCESPSVRRRTDTCPIVSGGSISFDDPADNHHPRGFSRQLSKSGSGKSWVVDLKNCPDDEKSAAMMHQQQQQQHHSLESHSSGQRSLGFFVDLGSLKTPEDEKPIAATTTTTVANRPRTGVRSEFMKKSTGFYIDLSDDGGDSTTRSQTPKLGASNETPPPSASALSGRKDSPESANGEKQPDRSNMFSMFIDIGQDGTVSNGKPTAMPRKLSMPHASVQSNGAGDERRDLVRPSSLGPSGEETNKPYYMFIGAADGPPAVVRRTHANGDRAALTRNDSKRHSWNTTIGEAGGGGGGFHERRIASNSAYQRSTSVTSDRGIMNILDKIPLLSKTSSMSIDSSVSPFEDFTCSKSELSNTYSNHSISSNSAAGGVGGGGNSSGNDSKVSPNDATKDGNPADPAMTASAKKKRRDAKINETFDKSSQGSVTDGILSSNEDASPTSTTTDTDDVTFQNNPTEEDAILLAQQATVATVVTGSLDTGKKPEEQAIKLSNITTTTTTSKQMETIQEAVESSPKHAAGSSRSKTQHTMETLHATIEKQKQLLETVSENVESHASVSTSFVKLSDMDKPPSAVAAVSSTTSNSQFIATKFELHSSTGSGTGGQGSNMSNSAGSSRVARLFECQKYNTIGSAIGASNQAMMRQHQQQQKVSNYYHGANGSTSMERHSWNMSRSTGNSNFVSLISSSVENSRSLSRLFPHLSKAFSSSLPSDVGMNGSSGRGQEGNEYTQSDFSCTSSITSSRSGIESIDESISSRQPRRLGEDLLKMFLQEIATDVTIEVEAKKMRAHKCILRSRCQYFAAILAGSWVQNAGNVISLPGYSYAAVHFALCHIYSGASHPPEGISLMELAALSDLLGLEGLKEVTAYALKTNYCHNFHKPCVGCTDGVLQVLPVTLNHGLDDLYRKCLKWVCRHYVKIWSQKQFSQLPLDVVHRCRQQIVAHLSSESVLTTILDSEQLLTLLHPYKWSVEVENVVRDILDAAYDYITDHFASLLASDSFLSLGQNYRWAISHVEPILLPAANNLSADQACKSYPRATRLHKLLQAKVLTMTTTTTTPMSSSDNTNVVNIYEKQSKAGGRKEVDYNLQEEEMDWCDEFVGMVNAILSAVEQCLIRQCARAMRVSSWQRMDVELRNKIQKLACLLETTDERKSRSRYSYSSQTTSSSSSIHSRTNDLRQVRLAIQAHTKRAYENGGTAGNNKTQHTQTNIVQQNDLNAALLSSHKLAKYQQENGTIMPTVLSNATADRGLMKLQQSQATENGGRLSKTSSKSNVPAEGIGGKRSIPLANGRPSGTTNGIRMGLVGLAKANVQHKRSQSEDHAGRIPPSAKPAVSDPSPGNLRVKLNNVKPRYLEPKKPKNTANLHAQNNNHHISSSGSSTRTSSPALSGHRKPVKVPTAQPRAGHESNLSLDSLSSPAKQKLGAPPAKPPRTTISEMDVSIDSLAESLKSMNSIKTSNTLSHESLIYQEYFKPKTINNATIVESGLMKNGLHLKDSNKDNREKRPSVGKSIANGAPRGNGSKANHHAPPSGIAGFVGNRGGGINGINRTTSSASVGSNPGGDRTSGQTLVKRSFLSQRSREILARRSHEPKSNSTNSSNKSAASSPSLLLTRDKSTGSDITKSGSSASLTTTTTTNSSGRKVFNTTLHLRRTAKMPAPETAAATRTSISQERKGDKAVVSKGSHRPKPLDGGRTAPLVKGHAMDTTLVAPVDQPVMMGRVESKLERSNTFSMDASDNPMVLQMLEQ from the exons ATGGAATCACTGAATGTACTTTCGTCGCCATCGAACGCGGATGATACGGAAACGGATTCGATCGGCACTTTCGATGGAGCAGTGGCGGCAGGAGTGAATGGCGTTCAGTACCGGCACGACGCCGTGGCTGGCGAGGGCCAACCAGAGCAGGACCATTTGCGAAAGGGCCTTAACCGCATCTCGACCGATTCGGCATCCACTTACGAAATCGTGGACGCCGACCGCAGCCCGCAGTCACCCGCGTCCGACGGTAGCGACGATGGGCACGACGGGGGAGTGGACGGCGATGAGGACGATGACGGCGAGGATGAGGAGGATGGGGAGGAAGGGGAGGACGAGATGTGGAGCAATATTGTGCGCATAAATAAGGCGACGAGCGCGACGGTGGCTGAACTGACGGGCAGCGGTGGAAGCAGCGATATCAACCCGGGGTTGGCCGGGGTTGGGCACCGGCTGGTGGTGAATGAAATCGAGTACGAAGTGGTGCAGGAGGGCAATGGTGTCGAATCACTGAACCTCGACGTAGATGAGGGTGACCCAGCGTCGGTCGCGGGTGAATTattgcagcgaaaacgtttcgATCTGGCGCGCTCTTCCACGTccaaggaggaaaaacaacggcACAATGAGGAAATAGTGATCATGAAATCGAATTCGCTCTCCTCTGACACGACGGGCACCACCGGCTCGTGGGAACCGGTCAGCGTGGAAGCTTGCTGTGATGCGAACGACGAAGAGGCAGCAGCGGAAAGTGTCGAAGTGGGCGAGCCGTTGTCAGCGGCGACGACAGCACCACCGACTGCAGCAAAGGCGTGCTTCATCGACGCGTCTTCCCTGTTCGATGACGATGAGGTCGTATATCCTTCTTTTCAAGAGAGCACGACGTCTTCCGGACAGCATAATCCATGGAACACACGAACGGCACTGCCCGGTGAATCATCCGTTCAGCTCGCGACTATTCTGAGTGACGACGAGAAACTCCGTTCGGGTGAAAAGCCGGCCACGGTGGATGTGAGAGATCAGTACAGTGCTGCACCCGCTACAAACGAATATCTCGTGGCCAAGCTGCGCTTGGCCGAATCGAACTCCTCGCAGCGGGCCGGAGATGCGCTCGATGGGAGCGACCGTGAGGATGTGCTAGCCAGACAGGAAGCCGAACGAAAGCAAGGAACGTTCCTATTTCAAAACTCTATCCAACAGTACTCCGGACATCTGATCGAACCGTCGAGCAGTTTGCAGTTCGCGCCGGAGGAAACCTACAGCGATCTATCGCTGCCGAGCGTCTATTCTTCGAGCAGCGAGCCACCGAACTATGGCGACTATGGGCCGCTGTCAGTTGACAACTTCCGGTATTCGTTGTCGAGCACCACAGGCGTAGGCGGAGGTGTCGATGAAGAACATCGTAGcaacgttggtggtggttttctTCGCGGTGGAGGAGGCACGAGCACCAGCGGGTACAACTCGGGTTCGGCCGATTACAACAGTCGCACGCAGGCAACTAGCGATGTCGAGTCGACGACGCACTATCCTAACACGCCGTTCAACTCGATCGTGCACGTTACGTCTGCGGCAAACATTATCGCGTCCGACAGCACCAGCCGGGCCAGCTCGGTCGACCGGGAATCTCATTCCACCCCTATCCGCATCCCAAAGCGTCTGCAAAAGCACGACGAATCGGCTCCGATCGTATCCGGTGGTGCGTCGATTGAGGATTTCACTCCGAAGCAGTGCGAAAGTCCGTCGGTACGCCGGCGTACTGACACCTGCCCGATCGTATCCGGTGGAAGCATCAGTTTTGACGATCCCGCAGACAACCACCACCCGAGGGGCTTCTCGAGACAGCTGAGCAAGAGTGGTTCGGGCAAGTCGTGGGTGGTCGATCTGAAAAACTGCCCGGACGATGAAAAGTCTGCCGCTATGatgcatcaacaacaacagcagcagcaccactcGCTCGAGTCGCATTCGTCCGGGCAGCGCAGTTTAGGTTTTTTCGTCGATCTGGGCAGTCTTAAGACGCCCGAGGATGAGAAGCCCATCGCcgcaacgacaacgacaacggtGGCGAACCGGCCACGAACAGGCGTTCGATCGGAGTTCATGAAGAAATCGACCGGTTTTTATATCGATCTTTCGGATGACGGTGGTGACAGTACGACCCGCAGCCAAACGCCAAAGCTAGGCGCTAGCAACGAAACACCTCCACCATCCGCTTCGGCTCTGAGCGGACGCAAGGACTCGCCAGAAAGCGCGAACGGAGAGAAGCAACCCGACCGCAGCAATATGTTTTCGATGTTTATCGATATTGGCCAAGATGGAACCGTGTCGAATGGAAAACCGACGGCGATGCCGAGGAAGCTTTCAATGCCCCACGCATCGGTGCAGAGCAATGGTGCCGGCGACGAGCGGCGGGATCTTGTGCGCCCCAGTAGCCTTGGACCGTCGGGCGAGGAAACGAATAAACCATACTACATGTTTATCGGTGCTGCGGACGGTCCGCCGGCGGTTGTCCGACGAACGCACGCTAATGGTGACCGTGCCGCGCTGACAAGGAACGATTCGAAGCGACACTCCTGGAATACAACCATCGGCgaagccggtggtggtggaggtggattTCACGAGCGACGGATCGCTTCCAACAGTGCCTACCAGCGTTCGACCAGCGTCACCAGCGATCGGGGCATCATGAACATTCTGGACAAAATACCACTCCTCTCGAAAACGTCCAGCATGTCGATCGATTCATCCGTATCACCGTTCGAGGATTTTACCTGCTCCAAGTCGGAGCTGAGCAACACCTACTCGAATCACTCGATTTCCTCCAACTCGGCTGCCGGCGGGGTTGGCGGAGGCGGCAACTCGAGCGGCAACGATTCGAAGGTCTCGCCAAACGATGCCACCAAAGACGGAAATCCGGCCGACCCGGCGATGACGGCGTCGGCGAAGAAAAAGCGTCGCGATGCGAAAATCAACGAAACGTTCGACAAGAGCAGCCAGGGTTCGGTGACAGACGGGATTCTTTCGTCGAACGAGGACGCCTCGCCTACATCTACCACGACCGACACGGACGACGTGACGTTCCAGAACAATCCGACCGAGGAAGATGCTATTCTGCTCGCGCAGCAGGCGACAGTTGCAACCGTCGTTACGGGCTCGTTAGATACGGGCAAAAAACCAGAAGAGCAAGCAATCAAACTGTccaacatcaccaccaccaccaccaccagcaaacaaatggaaacgATCCAGGAGGCGGTGGAAAGTTCGCCAAAGCATGCTGCCGGTTCTTCGCGCAGCAAAACGCAGCACACCATGGAAACGCTACATGCTACGATCGAGAAGCAGAAGCAGCTGCTCGAAACCGTCTCGGAAAATGTCGAGTCGCACGCGTCTGTATCCACCTCGTTTGTGAAGCTGTCCGATATGGATAAACCACCGTCGGCTGTGGCGGCGGTGTCGTCGACGACGTCAAACAGTCAATTCATCGCCACCAAGTTCGAGCTACACTCGAGCACTGGCAGTGGAACTGGTGGTCAGGGCAGCAATATGTCAAACTCGGCCGGTTCCAGTCGAGTTGCGCGGCTGTTCGAATGTCAGAAGTACAATACCATCGGTTCGGCAATCGGCGCTAGCAATCAGGCCATGATGaggcagcatcagcagcagcagaaagtGTCCAACTATTATCACGGGGCGAATGGGTCTACTTCAATGGAGCGGCACTCGTGGAATATGTCTCGCTCGACCGGTAACAGCAATTTTGTGAGTCTCATTTCGTCGTCCGTGGAAAACTCCCGTTCACTGAGCCGTCTGTTTCCGCACCTCTCAAAAG CATTTAGCAGCAGTCTTCCTTCCGATGTCGGAATGAACGGGTCATCGGGTCGCGGCCAGGAGGGAAATGAGTACACCCAGTCCGACTTTTCCTGTACCTCGAGCATCACATCGAGCCGATCCGGCATCG AATCGATCGACGAGTCAATCTCTAGCCGGCAGCCGCGCCGCTTGGGAGAAGATCTGCTGAAGATGTTCCTGCAGGAGATCGCCACCGACGTGACGATCGAGGTCGAGGCGAAGAAGATGCGGGCGCACAAGTGCATCCTGCGGTCACGCTGTCAGTACTTTGCGGCAATTCTCGCTGGGAGTTGGGTGCAGAATGCAGGCAACGTGATCAGCCTGCCCGGCTATTCGTACGCGGCGGTGCACTTTGCCCTGTGCCACATCTACTCTGGTGCCTCTCATCCACCCGAAGGCATCAGTCTGATGGAACTGGCCGCCCTGTCCGATCTTCTTGGCCTCGAGGGGTTGAAGGAGGTAACGGCGTACGCGTTGAAAACGAACTATTGTCATAACTTCCACAAG CCTTGCGTCGGTTGTACGGATGGCGTTTTGCAGGTTCTGCCAGTCACGCTTAACCATGGGCTGGATGATCTGTACCGAAAGTGCTTGAAGTGGGTCTGCCGTCACTACGTGAAGATTTGGTCGCAGAAACAGTTCTCCCAGCTGCCACTCGACGTGGTCCATCGCTGTCGGCAGCAGATTGTGGCGCACCTGAGCTCGGAAAGTGTTCTTACGACCATCCTGGACAGCGAGCAGCTCCTAACACTCCTACACCCGTACAAGTGGTCTGTGGAGGTGGAAAATGTAGTCCGGGACATACTGGATGCGGCGTACGACTACATTACCGATCACTTTGCGTCGCTGCTGGCAAGTGACAGCTTCCTTTCACTCGGGCAGAACTATCGCTGGGCGATTTCGCACGTGGAACCGATTCTGCTGCCGGCAGCAAACAATCTCAGTGCGGATCAGGCCTGCAAGAGCTACCCGCGGGCGACACGGCTCCACAAGCTGCTGCAAGCGAAAGTGCTTACGAtgacaacaacgacgacgacaccgATGTCGTCGAGCGACAACACAAACGTGGTGAACATCTACGAGAAGCAATCGAAGGCAGGAGGTCGCAAGGAGGTGGACTACAACCTACAGGAGGAAGAGATGGACTGGTGCGACGAGTTTGTGGGCATGGTGAACGCTATTCTGTCCGCGGTGGAGCAGTGTCTCATTCGGCAGTGCGCTCGAGCGATGCGTGTCAGCTCCTGGCAGCGGATGGACGTGGAGCTGCGCAACAAGATCCAAAAGCTTGCCTGTCTGCTCGAAACGACCGATGAGCGGAAGTCTCGCTCGCGCTACTCGTACTCCTCGCAGACAACATCCTCCTCATCGTCGATCCACTCACGCACGAACGATCTCCGGCAGGTGCGGTTGGCCATCCAGGCGCACACGAAGCGGGCGTACGAAAACGGTGGCACCGCGGGCAATAATAAAACACAGCACACGCAAACGAACATCGTACAGCAGAACGATCTGAATGCGGCCCTACTAAGCTCGCATAAGCTGGCCAAGTACCAGCAGGAAAACGGTACGATCATGCCGACGGTACTCTCCAACGCAACTGCGGACCGTGGGCTGATGAAGCTGCAGCAATCTCAGGCCACCGAAAACGGCGGACGGCTATcgaaaacatcatccaaaaGTAACGTACCGGCGGAGGGTATTGGCGGGAAACGGTCGATTCCCCTGGCCAATGGGCGCCCATCGGGAACAACAAATGGCATTCGAATGGGTCTGGTTGGTTTGGCGAAGGCGAACGTTCAGCACAAGCGTTCCCAGTCGGAAGATCACGCCGGGCGGATTCCACCTTCGGCCAAACCGGCGGTAAGTGACCCGTCGCCTGGTAATTTGCGCGTCAAACTAAACAACGTCAAGCCACGGTATCTGGAACCGAAAAAGCCTAAAAATACGGCCAATTTGCACGCGCAAAACAATAACCATCACATTTCGTCCAGTGGCAGCTCGACGCGTACCTCCAGTCCGGCCCTGTCCGGCCACCGAAAGCCGGTTAAGGTACCAACGGCGCAACCAAGAGCCGGTCACGAATCGAACCTTTCGCTCGACAGCCTGTCGTCGCCGGCGAAGCAGAAACTCGGTGCCCCGCCCGCAAAGCCGCCCCGAACGACCATCAGCGAGATGGACGTCTCCATCGACTCGTTGGCAGAGTCGCTGAAGTCGATGAACTCGATCAAAACGAGCAACACACTGTCGCACGAATCGTTGATCTACCAGGAGTATTTCAAGCCGAAAACAATCAACAACGCCACGATAGTCGAGTCGGGACTGATGAAAAATGGGTTGCATCTGAAGGATAGCAACAAGGATAATCGTGAGAAGCGCCCGAGCGTTGGAAAATCAATAGCAAACGGGGCTCCAAGAGGAAATGGCTCCAAGGCGAATCACCATGCACCACCATCCGGTATTGCAGGATTTGTAGGCAATCGTGGTGGTGGTATCAATGGAATCAATCGTACCACTTCGTCGGCAAGTGTTGGCTCGAATCCGGGTGGCGATCGTACTTCTGGTCAGACGTTGGTAAAGCGTAGCTTCTTGTCTCAGCGCTCCCGCGAAATCCTCGCCCGCCGCTCGCACGAACCGAAATCGAACTCGACCAACTCGAGCAACAAGTCGGCCGCCTCATCGCCGAGTCTGCTGCTCACGCGCGATAAATCCACCGGCAGTGACATCACGAAATCGGGTTCCTCAGCCTCActaacgacgacgacgacgaccaatTCGAGCGGAAGAAAGGTGTTCAACACGACGCTCCATTTGCGGCGTACGGCGAAAATGCCCGCCCCGGAAACGGCGGCTGCAACTCGTACCTCCATCAGCCAAGAACGAAAGGGCGATAAGGCCGTCGTCTCCAAGGGATCGCACCGCCCCAAACCTCTCGATGGTGGTAGGACAGCGCCACTGGTAAAAGGTCATGCGATGGACACCACCCTTGTTGCCCCCGTTGATCAGCCGGTGATGATGGGACGTGTCGAATCGAAGCTGGAACGGTCGAACACCTTCTCCATGGATGCGTCCGATAATCCGATGGTGTTGCAAATGCTTGAGCAATAA
- the LOC131281607 gene encoding dolichyl-diphosphooligosaccharide--protein glycosyltransferase subunit 4, with the protein MISDVQLAVFCNVLGVFLFLLVVAFHYINANMGR; encoded by the coding sequence ATGATTTCCGACGTACAGCTAGCGGTGTTCTGCAACGTGCTGGGAGTgttcctcttcctactggtggTTGCATTCCATTACATCAACGCGAACATGGGAAGGTAA